The nucleotide sequence TGTTCTTTCGGCTCAGCCAAGCTTGGAGGTTGAAGTTGAGGCCTTGCATGCATTCAAGAAATCGATCCACGGCGACCCCAACGGAGCACTTGCAGACTGGACAGATGCAAACCATCACTGCAATTGGTCTGGTGTTGCCTGTGGCCCTTCCACAAATCGTGTCATTTCGATTTCCATGTATGACAAGCAGCTCAGCGGTCAGATATCACCGTTCCTCGGAAACATCTCAGGCCTCCAGGTTTTTGATTTAACTTTAAATTCATTCACTGGACATATTCCAGCTGAGCTGGGGCTTTGCTCCCAACTCTCTGAACTTATTTTGTATCAAAATGCTCTTTCGGGTCCAATTCCTCCAGAGCTAGGCAACCTTGGAAATCTTCGGGCATTAGATTTAGGTGATAACTCTTTAACTGGAAGCATCCCGGAGAGCATTTGCAACTGCAAAAACCTGTCACAGTTTGGTGCCAATTCTAataatctcaccggaaaaatcccaTCAAATATAGGAAATCTTGTTAATCTTCAGCTCTTCGCGGTGTATCGCAACAACTTGGTAGGCTCAATACCTGTTTCCATTGGTAGGTTGAGAGTTTTGGAAGCTCTAGATTTAAGTCAAAACCAGTTGTCAGGTGTAATGCCCAGAGAGCTAGGGAATTTGTCAAATTTAGAAATGCTTCTCTTGCTTGAGAATTCTTTTTTCGGGAATATCCCTAGCGAACTAGGTCGTTGTAAGAAGCTTGTTAATCTTGAACTCTATGACAATCAGTTCACCGGAGGCATTCCTTCTGAACTTGGAGATTTGCTTCACTTAGAAACATTGAGATTGTACAACAATGGTCTAAATTCCACAATCCCACTTTCCATTTTTCAGTTGACGTCGTTAACCCATTTAGGACTTTCACAGAATGAGTTAACCGGAACAATACCAGCCGAGATTGAATCTTTAAGATCATTGCAAGTACTGACCCTGCATTCCAACAAGTTCACCGGCGAGATCCCTTCATCCTTGACAAGCCTGACAAATCTAACATATTTGTCAATGGGCATCAATTTCCTAACCGGGGAGCTTCCATCAAATATCGGGTTGCTTTATAATCTGAAAAACCTGACCATGAACAGCAACTTTCTTGAGGGATCCATTCCATCAAGTATCACCAATTGTACACATCTTTTAGTTATAAGCTTAGCTTATAACAGAATAACAGGGAAAATTCCACAGGGGCTGGGGCAGTTACCAAATCTTACTTTCCTTTCGTTTGGATCAAATAAGTTGTATGGAGAAATCCCAGATGACCTCTTCAATTGTACAAGCCTAAAAACTCTAGATTTGGCCATGAACAACTTTAGCGGTTTGCTGAAACCAGGAATTAGAAAACTCTCAAATCTCAGGCTTTTTAATGCCATCTCAAATTCATTTGTCGGGCCAATTCCACCAGAAATTGGCCAATTAAGCCAACTTATCCTCCTTTCACTTGCTGAGAATAGCTTTTCGGGTCCAGTTCCACCACAGTTATCTAAGCTCTCTCAGCTCCAAGGGCTTTCCCTGCACGACAATGCTTTAGAAGGAGCCATACCTGAGGAAATTTTTAAACTGAAACAGCTAACCAATCTTCAGTTGCAACACAATAAACTGACGGGTCCAATTCCAGATTCTGTGTCGAAACTTGAGTTGCTTTCATACTTAAACCTCGGGCATAATATGCTCAATGGTTCCATTCCAAAAAGCATGGCTGGCCTTAATCGGCTGACAACCCTGGATCTCTCTCACAACCGTCTCTCGGGATCCATTCCTGGATCAGTGGTCTCAAGCATGAGAAGCATGCAGATATATCTGAACTTCTCATACAATTTCTTGGATGGCACCATTCCGGATGAGCTTGGTAAGTTGGAAATGGTACAAGCCATTGACATTTCCAACAATAATCTCTCTGGAATCATTCCCAGAACGATAGAAGGCTGCAAGAACTTGTTCTCTTTTGATCTATCGGGGAACAAACTTTCTGGTTCAATTCCAGTTGAACCTTTTGCCCAGATGGACATCCTCACAAGCTTGAATCTTTCAAGGAACAACTTAGATGGTGAAATCCCGGAAAAGTTATCAAATCTGAAGCATCTTAGTTCCCTTGACCTTTCTCAAAATCATCTGAGAGGCATTATCCCTGAGAACTTTGCCAATCTTTCCAGCTTGAAGCACTTAAATGTCTCTTTCAATGGACTTCAAGGCCATGTTCCAGACAGTGGAATATTCAAAAAGATGAATGTGTCCAGCTTGATGGGGAACCCAGATCTCTGTGGTAACAAATTTCTCAAGATATGCAAAAAAAGTTCACACCGGCTGTCCAAGAAAACCAAGTTTATCCTGTTGGTGCTTGGATCTGCTTCTCTACTTCTGGTTCTAGTGCTCAGTATTCACATTCTCCACCGCTTCACCAACTCACGTAGACCAGAAAAGCTTGAGGATCCAGAATATGAGTATGCTTCAGCATTGACCCTCAAGAGGTTTGATCAAAAGGATTTAGAAACTGCCACCGGTTGCTTCAGCAAAGATAATATTATAGGTGCAAGCAATTTGAGCACTGTGTACAAGGGTGAACTAGAAGACGGGCAGATGGTAGCCATAAAGAGATTGAATCTGCACCAGTTCTCTGTCGAGTCTGATAAATGCTTCAATAGAGAAATCAAGACACTGTCCCAACTACGGCATAGGAATTTGGTGAAGGTACTCGGTTATGCATGGGAGAGCATGAAGTTAAAGGCCTTGGTCCTGACGTACATGAAGAACGGGAACCTGGACAGCATTATACATGAAGATGAGTTGAATAATTGGAAATGCACATTATCTGAGAGAACCAACATTTTAATTTCAATAGCAAGCGGATTGGATTACCTGCATTCGGGTTATGATTTTCCGATTGTTCATTGTGACTTGAAGCCTTCTAACATATTGTTGGATGATGACTGGGTGGCCCATGTGAGTGATTTCGGGACAGCTAGAATGTTGGGTGTTCATCTCCAGGACGGGAGTAGCCTTTCCTCAGCATCAGCTTTCCAAGGAACAATTGGCTACCTGGCACCAGGTGACCCTTTTTAGTCTTGCCCTAAATTCCAACTTTAAACAATGAAAGTTATAACTCATCTCCATTGCTTATATTTTATATGCTGATAGTGTTCATGCAAATATGCAGTCAATCAGTTGGAAACAACTTACACCAgacttttcttttcaatttcagaAACTAATATTCAAAGCAAATACAttcatctctctttctccttcttttaGTCTTGCTCTAAATTCCAACTTTAATATGTCTGAAAATACAATGTTATCACTTTCCATGGTACTCACCAGCTTAAAACATGCCTCTGCAGAATTT is from Malus sylvestris chromosome 5, drMalSylv7.2, whole genome shotgun sequence and encodes:
- the LOC126623791 gene encoding LRR receptor-like serine/threonine-protein kinase FLS2, with translation MVSQRLSLVVVLLCSALLTVLSAQPSLEVEVEALHAFKKSIHGDPNGALADWTDANHHCNWSGVACGPSTNRVISISMYDKQLSGQISPFLGNISGLQVFDLTLNSFTGHIPAELGLCSQLSELILYQNALSGPIPPELGNLGNLRALDLGDNSLTGSIPESICNCKNLSQFGANSNNLTGKIPSNIGNLVNLQLFAVYRNNLVGSIPVSIGRLRVLEALDLSQNQLSGVMPRELGNLSNLEMLLLLENSFFGNIPSELGRCKKLVNLELYDNQFTGGIPSELGDLLHLETLRLYNNGLNSTIPLSIFQLTSLTHLGLSQNELTGTIPAEIESLRSLQVLTLHSNKFTGEIPSSLTSLTNLTYLSMGINFLTGELPSNIGLLYNLKNLTMNSNFLEGSIPSSITNCTHLLVISLAYNRITGKIPQGLGQLPNLTFLSFGSNKLYGEIPDDLFNCTSLKTLDLAMNNFSGLLKPGIRKLSNLRLFNAISNSFVGPIPPEIGQLSQLILLSLAENSFSGPVPPQLSKLSQLQGLSLHDNALEGAIPEEIFKLKQLTNLQLQHNKLTGPIPDSVSKLELLSYLNLGHNMLNGSIPKSMAGLNRLTTLDLSHNRLSGSIPGSVVSSMRSMQIYLNFSYNFLDGTIPDELGKLEMVQAIDISNNNLSGIIPRTIEGCKNLFSFDLSGNKLSGSIPVEPFAQMDILTSLNLSRNNLDGEIPEKLSNLKHLSSLDLSQNHLRGIIPENFANLSSLKHLNVSFNGLQGHVPDSGIFKKMNVSSLMGNPDLCGNKFLKICKKSSHRLSKKTKFILLVLGSASLLLVLVLSIHILHRFTNSRRPEKLEDPEYEYASALTLKRFDQKDLETATGCFSKDNIIGASNLSTVYKGELEDGQMVAIKRLNLHQFSVESDKCFNREIKTLSQLRHRNLVKVLGYAWESMKLKALVLTYMKNGNLDSIIHEDELNNWKCTLSERTNILISIASGLDYLHSGYDFPIVHCDLKPSNILLDDDWVAHVSDFGTARMLGVHLQDGSSLSSASAFQGTIGYLAPEFAYMRKITTKVDLFSFGIIVMELLTKKRPTGLMEENGLPVSLSQLVEKAVANGTKTLLQVLDPMLASNISTEGEKIAEELLKIALLCTNPDPDNRPNMNEVLTTLLKLKRET